One segment of Tenrec ecaudatus isolate mTenEca1 chromosome 1, mTenEca1.hap1, whole genome shotgun sequence DNA contains the following:
- the ZNRF4 gene encoding E3 ubiquitin-protein ligase ZNRF4, which produces MSSVCHGLLGRPWRCPRASRLPSPAGPSSTQPQLQRGVAMVGQWPALALVLALAVTKISLILLVLPAPSWAVVRAILDGNASKVDFADLPALFGVPLAPEGLRGYLMEAKPPNACQPIEGPRPGNGSLGAIVLIRRYDCTFDLKVLHAQRAGFEAAIVHNVRSDDLVHMAHVYEDLRRQIAIPSVFVGEAASQDLRVIVRCDKAVHVLLLPDDPQCTDLDCHPVLATSWALGRALVLLTSTVLVLRRVWHWLRSWWRRGSRIKAAAPARQKAQVQIFTRSHDLCAICLDEYEEGDPLKILPCSHAYHCKCIDPWLAHAARRTCPVCKQSVAGSEDSSNSNAESGGDDDDPSLPGHQPPLWAVQARLRSRRLELLARRGLRRHCSAMSVRGAWERAPTPH; this is translated from the exons ATGTCCAGTGtatg CCACGGGCTCCTGGGGCGGCCCTGGAGATGCCCGAGGGCCTCTCGTCTACCGTCCCCAGCGGGACCTAGCTCAACGCAGCCGCAGCTGCAGCGGGGGGTGGCCATGGTGGGGCAGTGgccggccctggccctggtcctggccctggcGGTCACCAAGATCTCGCTGATCCTGCTGGTGCTGCCGGCGCCCTCTTGGGCCGTGGTGCGGGCCATTCTAGATGGTAATGCCAGCAAGGTGGATTTCGCGGACTTGCCCGCCCTCTTCGGGGTCCCGCTGGCGCCCGAGGGTCTCCGGGGCTACCTGATGGAGGCCAAGCCTCCCAACGCGTGCCAGCCCATCGAGGGCCCGCGGCCTGGCAATGGCTCGCTGGGCGCCATCGTCCTGATCCGCCGTTACGACTGCACGTTTGACCTGAAGGTGCTCCACGCCCAGCGCGCCGGCTTCGAGGCCGCCATCGTGCACAACGTGCGCTCGGACGACCTGGTGCACATGGCGCACGTCTACGAGGACCTGCGGCGCCAGATCGCGATCCCGTCCGTGTTCGTGGGCGAGGCCGCCTCCCAGGACCTGCGGGTCATCGTGCGCTGCGACAAGGCGGTCCACGTGCTCCTGCTGCCCGACGACCCCCAGTGCACCGACCTGGACTGCCACCCGGTGTTGGCCACCTCGTGGGCGCTGGGCCGCGCGCTGGTGCTGCTGACCTCCACCGTGCTGGTGCTGCGCCGCGTGTGGCACTGGCTGCGCTCCTGGTGGCGGCGCGGCTCCCGCATCAAGGCGGCCGCCCCGGCCCGACAGAAGGCCCAAGTGCAAATCTTCACGAGGAGCCACGACCTGTGTGCCATCTGCCTGGACGAGTACGAAGAGGGCGACCCGCTCAAGATCCTGCCCTGCTCCCACGCCTACCACTGCAAGTGCATCGACCCGTGGCTGGCCCACGCCGCGCGCCGCACCTGCCCCGTGTGCAAGCAGTCGGTGGCGGGCTCCGAGGACAGCTCCAACTCGAACGCCGAGAGCGGCGGCGACGACGATGACCCCTCCCTGCCCGGCCACCAGCCGCCCCTCTGGGCGGTGCAGGCGCGGCTGCGCTCCCGCAGGCTGGAGCTGCTGGCCCGCAGAGGCCTCCGCCGCCATTGCAGCGCCATGTCCGTGAGGGGGGCCTGGGAAAGGGCCCCGACACCTCACTGA